In a single window of the Anguilla rostrata isolate EN2019 chromosome 4, ASM1855537v3, whole genome shotgun sequence genome:
- the LOC135252208 gene encoding intestinal-type alkaline phosphatase-like has protein sequence MALKRLALSAGLLLFLAVNRSFSVIPVEEESPHFWNTKGKEALSRALNLQPNLHRAKNLVLFLGDGMGVSTVTAARILKGQMAGNPGEETVLTMEAFPYLALSKTYNVDQQMPDSAGTATAYSCGVKANYGTLGLSAAARRYQCKTAHGNEVTSVLHRAKMAGKSVGIISTARVQHASPAASYAHSANRAWYSDSDLPPDAVRDGCRDIAYQLVYNTEIDVILGGGRTYMLPNDTADPEYPSSRGDRWDKTNLITEWLKNKKKAKYVWNKAQLDDVDEDDTDYLMGLFEPKDLRYELDRNPLTDPSLTEMVEKAIKILRKNSKGYYLFVEGGRIDHGHHDGIAGHALTEAVEFDKALQRATELTSELDTLMVVTADHSHVFTFGGYSARGNPVLGLSREIAEDNKTFTTALYGNGPGYQILNGTRPDPNNITTEFRVFMQQAAVPLDSETHGSEDVAIYARGPMAHLFHGVQEQSYVAHVLAYAACLEPYADCVLPDGAAALQSGLLLLLLPVSLASLLSV, from the exons ATGGCTCTGAAGCGTCTTGCCCTCTCTGCAGGATTACTGCTTTTCCTTGCGGTCAACCGGTCGTTCTCAGTCATCCCAG TGGAGGAGGAAAGCCCCCATTTCTGGAATACCAAAGGGAAGGAAGCCCTGAGCCGAGCCCTGAACCTGCAACCCAACCTGCACCGAGCCAAGAACCTCGTCCTCTTCCTGGGAGACG GAATGGGCGTCTCCACGGTGACAGCAGCCCGGATCCTGAAAGGCCAGATGGCGGGAAATCCAGGCGAGGAGACCGTCTTGACTATGGAGGCATTCCCCTACCTCGCCCTGTCTAAG ACCTACAACGTTGACCAGCAGATGCCAGACAGCGCGGGCACGGCCACCGCCTACTCGTGCGGCGTCAAGGCGAACTACGGCACCCTGGGCCTCAGCGCGGCCGCCCGGCGCTACCAGTGCAAAACCGCGCACGGCAACGAGGTCACGTCCGTGCTGCatcgagccaaaatggcgg GGAAGTCCGTGGGCATCATCTCCACGGCGAGGGTCCAGCACGCCTCGCCCGCGGCCTCCTACGCCCACTCGGCCAACCGGGCGTGGTACAGCGACTCCGACCTGCCCCCCGACGCAGTGCGGGACGGCTGCCGCGACATCGCCTACCAGCTCGTATACAACACCGAGATCGAC GTGATACTGGGAGGGGGTCGGACATATATGCTGCCCAATGACACGGCAGACCCTGAGTACCCTTCCTCCAGAGGAGACCGATGGGATAAGACCAACCTCATTACagaatggctgaaaaacaagaaG AAAGCGAAATATGTCTGGAACAAAGCTCAGCTTGATGACGTGGACGAGGACGACACAGACTACTTGATGG ggCTGTTTGAGCCAAAGGACCTCAGATACGAACTGGACCGGAACCCGCTGACTGACCCCTCCCTGACGGAGATGGTGGAGAAAGCCATCAAGATCCTGCGCAAGAATTCCAAAGGATACTACCTGTTTGTGGAAG GGGGGAGAATAGACCACGGGCACCACGATGGCATAGCCGGTCACGCGCTGACGGAAGCCGTGGAGTTCGACAAGGCCCTACAACGAGCCACGGAGCTGACGAGCGAACTGGATACTCTTATGGTGGTGACGGCCGACCATTCCCACGTCTTCACCTTCGGAGGCTACTCCGCCAGAGGGAACCCCGTTTTAG GACTGTCACGAGAGATAGCCGAGGATAACAAAACCTTCACTACTGCTCTGTACGGAAACGGACCAGGATACCAGATACTTAACGGGACTCGTCCTGACCCAAACAATATCACGACAG AGTTCCGTGTGTTCATGCAGCAGGCGGCCGTGCCCCTGGATTCCGAGACGCACGGCTCGGAGGACGTGGCGATCTACGCCAGGGGCCCCATGGCGCACCTGTTCCACGGCGTTCAGGAGCAGAGCTACGTCGCCCACGTCCTGGCCTACGCCGCCTGCCTGGAGCCGTACGCGGACTGCGTGCTGCCAGACGGGGCGGCGGCGCTGCAGTCcggcctgctcctgctgctgctcccggTGTCCCTGGCCTCGCTGCTCTCcgtctga
- the alpi.1 gene encoding alkaline phosphatase, intestinal, tandem duplicate 1, which translates to MQPPQGCASSLLLLAPLLLLLPLALTGQNAAAGESAADREKEPEFWNSQARETLRAALRLQPRPHRAKNIILFLGDGMGVSTVSAARILRGQLEGASGEETMLAMDTFPYLALSKTYSVDKQVADSASTATAYHCGVKANAKTVGLSAAAIPYECNSTFGNEVYSVLHRAKAQGKSVGIVTTTRVQHASPAASYAHSVSRSWYSDSDLPSSARREGCIDIATQLVTNTDIDVILGGGRMYMTPKGTPDPEYPTSSSRRGDRKDKKNLIHQWLKDRKDSQYVWHKEQFDSVDVNSTHRLMGLFEPKDMRFELFRNSTRDPSIVEMTEKAIQILSKNPKGFFLFVEDNCATFSFSGGRIDHGHHDGVAKLALTEAVMFDRAVQVASQVTSETDTLTVVTADHSHVFTFGGNTPRGNPIFGLAPKKADDKLPFTSILYANGPGYIHVNGTRGNISAVDYLDEEYMQQAAVPLDSETHGGEDVAIYARGPMAHLFHGVKEQNYIAHVLAYAACLEPYTDCPPAPPLSASGSPAHCHSALLLSLAAMLWVLST; encoded by the exons ATGCAGCCACCCCAGGGCTGcgcctcctctctgctcctcctcgcccctctcctgctcctgcttccACTCGCGCTGACAGGCCAAAACGCGGCCGCAGGTGAGAGTGCAG CGGACCGGGAGAAGGAGCCGGAGTTCTGGAACTCTCAGGCCAGAGAGACCCTGCGAGCCGCCCTGCGCCTGCAGCCCCGCCCTCACCGCGCCAAGAACATCATCCTCTTCCTGGGAGACG GTATGGGCGTGTCTACGGTGTCGGCAGCGCGCATTCTGAGGGGACAGCTGGAGGGGGCCTCTGGAGAGGAGACGATGCTCGCCATGGACACCTTCCCCTACCTCGCCCTGTCCAAG ACCTACAGTGTGGATAAGCAGGTGGCAGACAGCGCCAGCACAGCGACGGCGTACCACTGCGGGGTGAAGGCCAACGCCAAGACCGTGGGGCTCAGTGCGGCCGCCATCCCCTACGAGTGCAACTCCACCTTCGGCAACGAGGTCTACTCTGTGCTGCACCGAGCCAAGGCACAAG GGAAGTCCGTGGGCATCGTGACCACCACACGCGTGCAGCACGCCTCGCCCGCGGCCTCCTACGCCCACTCCGTCAGCCGCAGCTGGTACAGCGACTCCGACCTGCCCTCTAGTGCCCGGCGGGAGGGCTGCATCGACATCGCCACGCAGCTCGTCACCAACACCGACATCGAC GTGATTCTTGGGGGCGGGCGGATGTACATGACCCCCAAGGGCACCCCAGACCCAGAGTACCCCACTTCCTCCTCACGCCGAGGGGATCGCAAGGACAAGAAGAACCTCATTCACCAGTGGCTGAAGGACCGCAAG GACTCGCAGTACGTGTGGCACAAGGAGCAGTTTGACTCTGTGGATGTGAACTCCACCCACCGTCTGATGG GCCTGTTCGAACCCAAGGACATGCGGTTCGAGCTGTTTCGCAACAGCACCAGGGACCCGTCCATCGTCGAAATGACGGAGAAAGCCATTCAGATTCTCAGCAAGAACCCAAAGGGATTCTTCCTTTTTGTAGAAGATAA CTGTGCCACGTTCTCGTTTTCAGGGGGGAGAATCGATCACGGGCACCACGACGGCGTCGCCAAGCTGGCGCTGACGGAGGCCGTGATGTTCGACCGGGCGGTGCAGGTGGCCTCGCAGGTGACCAGCGAGACGGACACGCTCACCGTCGTCACCGCCGACCACTCCCACGTCTTCACCTTCGGAGGGAACACCCCCCGCGGGAACCCCATCTTTG GTCTGGCTCCCAAAAAGGCCGACGACAAGCTGCCGTTCACCAGCATCCTGTACGCTAACGGGCCGGGCTACATTCACGTGAACGGCACGCGCGGGAACATCAGCGCTGTGGATTACC TGGATGAGGAGTACATGCAGCAGGCGGCTGTTCCTCTGGACTCAGAGACTCATGGCGGTGAGGACGTGGCGATCTACGCCAGGGGCCCCATGGCGCACCTGTTCCACGGCGTGAAGGAGCAGAACTACATCGCCCACGTCCTGGCCTACGCCGCCTGCCTGGAGCCGTACACAGACTGcccgcctgccccgcccctgtccGCATCgggcagccccgcccactgccactcagcactgctgctctcattggctgctATGCTGTGGGTCCTGTCAACATGA